One genomic segment of Thunnus albacares chromosome 18, fThuAlb1.1, whole genome shotgun sequence includes these proteins:
- the LOC122968061 gene encoding substance-P receptor-like, whose product MDPLDNATDFNATNGTNVSANYNYAFNQFIQPVWQITLWAVAYCSIVAVSVVGNVVVIWIILAHKRMRTVTNYFLVNLAFAEAAMSAFNTVINFTYAVHNEWYFGLAYCRFHNFFPIAAIFASIYSMTAIALDRYMAIIHPLQQRLTSTETRVVIGVIWILALLLAFPQYYFSSTTVLPGRTVCYIDWPEYTTVDFKKMYYVCVTLLIYFLPLGIMGCAYTTVGVTLWASEIPGDSSQHYKEQLIAKRKVVKMMIVVVCTFAVCWLPYHIYFLLHQFFPDLFEHRYIQQVYLAIMCLAMSSTMYNPIIYYCLNIRFRAGFQQVFCCCASTVAKEELELKSPRYLQTQVSIYRASRMETVVSTAVNPAAVEKKRSELPSCGPQSLPHVEVTSNGSAQRRSPEA is encoded by the exons ATGGACCCTCTCGACAACGCCACCGATTTTAACGCCACAAACGGGACAAACGTGTCCGCCAACTACAACTACGCCTTCAACCAGTTCATCCAGCCGGTGTGGCAGATCACACTGTGGGCTGTCGCTTATTGCAGCATCGTTGCGGTGTCTGTGGTCGGTAACGTGGTGGTTATCTGGATTATTCTGGCGCATAAACGCATGAGAACCGTCACCAACTACTTTCTG GTGAACCTGGCCTTTGCAGAAGCCGCCATGTCAGCGTTCAACACGGTGATCAACTTTACCTACGCCGTTCACAACGAGTGGTACTTCGGTTTGGCGTACTGCCGCTTCCACAACTTCTTCCCCATTGCAGCCATTTTTGCCAGCATTTACTCCATGACGGCCATAGCGCTGGACAG ATACATGGCTATTATCCATCCCCTGCAGCAGAGGCTGACCTCTACAGAGACCCGTGTGGTGATCGGTGTGATCTGGATACTGGCTCTGCTTCTGGCCTTCCCTCAGTACTACTTCTCGTCCACCACCGTGCTGCCTGGACGCACCGTCTGCTACATAGATTGGCCTGAATACACCACCGTGGACTTCAAGAAGAT GTACTATGTTTGCGTGACACTCCTGATCTACTTCCTGCCCCTTGGCATCATGGGATGTGCATACACGACCGTGGGCGTTACCCTCTGGGCGAGTGAGATTCCCGGAGACTCCTCTCAACACTACAAAGAGCAGCTTATTGCAAAACGCAAG GTGGTGAAGATGATGATTGTGGTGGTTTGTACCTTCGCTGTCTGCTGGCTGCCCTATCATATCTACTTCTTACTGCACCAGTTCTTCCCCGATCTGTTCGAGCACCGCTACATCCAACAGGTCTACCTGGCTATCATGTGTCTGGCAATGAGCTCCACCATGTACAACCCAATCATCTACTACTGCCTCAACATCAG GTTCAGAGCAGGTTTCCAGCAGGtgttttgttgctgtgcttcCACCGTCGCCAAAGAGGAGCTCGAGCTCAAATCACCCCGCTACCTGCAAACACag GTGAGCATATATCGAGCCAGTCGGATGGAGACCGTTGTTTCCACTGCCGTCAACCCTGCAGCGGTGGAGAAAAAGAGGTCAGAGCTGCCATCCTGCGGCCCTCAGAGCCTGCCTCATGTGGAGGTCACATCCAACGGCTCGGCTCAGAGACGTTCACCAGAAGCCTGA